GAGAGGCAGTGCTAAACGTAATTGGCGGTCCGATCGATTTTTCCCTTCGTCTCGCACCGAGACACGATCGCCCCGTGGACGATCCTCGCGGACTCCCTCCCCCCGCGACTAATTCCACCAACTTGAAGGCATCCGCGAGCCCAGCCAATCTTCCACGAGGAGGGTTATCCAGCCACGCGCGGCGCGCATACGATCGTCGGTCAGGGTGCTGGGGTACACGCGTCGAGGGCCGAGCCACCCAAGGAACCACCCGGGGAACGGTATGGTTTGATTCTACGGAAAAACACACGCTAAAAAACACGATGGACCGATGGACTATTGTGCTGCACGGCGTAACACGTCCGAGGggcgggggggagggggagacgAGGAGCGGGATGACGACATCAAAACATGGCGAACATGGCGTCATGTGTCTCTTCCATCTGCCGTGCGCGCTCGCGCGGCAGCACATCCGGTGCGGTGTGTCCGGTGTTCCGGAGCATTGTTATTCGCGTAGAGTCTACGCgtgcttttttcttttttttctctttcccccccccccccccctttttttctACCGATCTCATCTTCTCCCACGCGAGCAcgcgtattatttttctcgagcaaataaattttatttctctttcttcgcgcgttgaatttttttttccctctccAGCgaattatcgatatatatcttttgattgcgcgaataaaaatgtttctgctCGCGTTACCTTTCCTTCTGTCAATTATATTACGAAATTACGTCGatagaatcatttttttctctcctctcttacgcaattatatttttccggTGGATTAATGATCATTGGATCGTAAACCTGATGACACCACGATGCGTTTTCATTGGTGCTAAATTACATGCGGCTAATAAATTACTAAAGGTGAATATGCATTGGGCGACATACACGTTTTACGAACGGCGAATAGAAAATTTCCGCGAAGAAATGCAGGTTAGTTTCAGTTTTGACAGCCGATCGTGTGACactgtatttatttgtattttccgCTGTCAAAACTCTCGTATGATAAAATGCTTGATTATTATGAAATCGCGCACACATCTCATTTCAAATACCAGAAgtgaattaataaacaaagaaaataccTAATGCTTTGGTGAAGTGATTTTCCCCCAATTTGGCAACCCTGAGTTCGGTTACTATTCATCATTACAGGTTATTACTAAACGTCGTTCAACATTTTGcaatgtgtttttaaatatctttatctcGTAATCaccttgtaaatatatatacttcgcAGTTAGtctaattagataatatataaacgtgGTCATGGCGGAAAAATGGGAGCTGGATCATCGGGATAAAAAGAGAATCAGGGAAGTGAAAAGGAAGGCTCGACCAGGTAAAGAAAATGGAACTTTTGATTTATAACCTACATCATAAAATTGGCAAAATCGTACGTCAATATTCTTTTGGCTTTTTTCGTCTCTTTTCATTTATCTATTACAAGGCTTTCAAATGTCCAAGCTTTCTTTTttgatgtataaataaaaaaaaaatttatatatcattcgCTGATTCTCTCCTGTACGATCGACCCCGAGGAAGCACTAGAAAGATCTATCGAGTATTACTCCTCCCTTCCCCTTCTTCTCCAAACTCCAAAGACCTTGGATGACGATGATGTAATTCGATTTCCCGATAGTcttgatttttatcattttcaatcattcgctaatttaatttgatatatgatCCGCGTTGAGTATTTGTTGacgttaatattattgtaacatTATACAATTCAAAACGAAgctaaataaagtttaaaatgacAATCACGAGAGCTGAGGAGActtaattgttgaaaattcatttatatatatttttagagctTGCTGATAAAAATGCATGGACCCAGCACAATTATTgtaagaattttcaaaaattttggGAGTTTGAGGACAATGCCGAACGAATTAATGAATCCGACGTGGCTACGGAAGATTTCGTAGAAAAGTATGAGAAACCTTACAAACCTGTGATAATACGAGGTGTTCAAAATGGCTGGAGAGCCCAGCACAAGTGGAATATAGAGGTTTGTTTTCTTATCGCTTGtcagattttaatatatataattggtaCATTTAAATATGTCCAGTGTATCTATATTGTATAAtctgtatatttaatgatcTGCAACTTGATTTAATTCTCTTTGTTCTTTGCAAATATGATTGTACAAttgtttctttgaaaattgattgataatacaaattattaatttctaaattctatTCTCTTGTGTGATTCTAGAAGttagcaaaaaaatatcgGAATCAAAAATTTAAGTGTGGAGAGGACAATGAGGGATACAGTGTAAAAATGAAGATGAAGTATTATGTtcgttatatgtttaataacgAAGACGATTCTCCcttatacatttttgataGTTCATTCGGTGAACATCCAAGACGAAAAAGATTGTtagaagattatataattcctAAATATTTCCGCGATGATCTTTTTCATTATGCTGGAGAACACCGAAGGCCGCCGTACCGTTGGTTTGTTATGGGCCCAGCAAGATCTGGTGAGTTTCAAACCAATATgctatataattactatagtATAATCTTTTTGccttattaagatatttatatattatataatattgatactaATAtggtaatattgtataatttgtattaatataataatattatattacattatataataatattaatatatataatacataatatttcttaataataatatgcataatatttttctcaacttTATACTGTACAACAAACGCTAAATCAGAAATCATTATAATTCGTTACATGTTTCAATAAAAAGCCACATAATACTGTGTTTTATAATGCTATTATACACATTTAGTAAGATTAtaagattgaaattaatacaatgcttgtatattacatttaattgtaataacataatttataacagGTACAGGAATACATATAGATCCATTAGGTACCAGTGCATGGAATGCATTAATTTCTGGTCACAAACGTTGGTGTTTATTTCCTACGCATACCCCACGCGAACTTTTAAAAGTAACTGCAGCAGAAGGTGGCAAGCAAAGAGATGAGGCTATTACTTGGTTTTCTATTGTATATCCCCGCACAAAGCTACCTACGTGGCCAAAAGATTGCCGCCCTATAGAAATTCTACAAATTCCTGGCGAGACCGTTTTTATTCCTGGTGGTTGGTGGCATATTGTCTTAAATCTTGATGAAACTATAGCAGTGACACAGAATTTCTGTTCACGCACCAACTTTCCAGTAGTTTGGCATAAAACGGTAAGAATTCGATGCAAAACGTAACATCTTATCTgtgataatgttaaaatattgtgaaaagaGTTGCATTGCAAGAGTATTTAGAATCATGCTTGTAACGAAAAAGTAATTTAgcacttaatattattaaataggtACGAGGGAGACCGAAATTATCGCAGAAATGGTTACAAGTACTCTATGATAAAGAACCTGAATTGGCAACACTAGCGGAAAGCATAGATGTAAAAACGGATACTGGTGTTGCCAGTGATTCCTCGAGCGGTTCTTCGAGTAGTTCATCGAGTAGTACTAGCAGTAGTCAATCCGAGGATAGCGAGGACGATAGTGGTCAAGAATCACTTACCGcgcataaaaagaaaaagaggtaTATAGCAAAGACcgttctattaattaattaaaattttataatttacaatgtgcttttttttctttttcttgtatacaattgatttatttttttcgtagcAATTATGAGCATATAACGTTAAgaggtaatttttaaaattttcgcatattctaaaattttcgtgttctaaaatttttacagaagaaaattgaataacaGCCAACCCTGACAATATCCAGTATTTGGAACCTACAGAGACCTCAGACTGTACAGTATTAACCGACAATTATTGTTTGTACTaagaatgaatattataatattatgattacAATCATATCTTTatgttcataataaaataaatattagataacatataatattttttttttttccttcagataatattttatctaggTCTTTTTAGCATTTAGGCTTATGATAATGCACATAattcctattttattttgaattttcttaacattataattcaattaattttgttcgatataacatattatcctatattttttattatcacacacattacttaatatttattaaaagtatgcAACAGAGTCAAAGAGTATAAAAAAGTCATTTGGAGAATATATTCtcaataatactaaaaaacaatataatagcaatgtataaaaaatataaactaaatataactGATATCAAGTGCATTATCATTTAAGCTgtataattgcaaattaaatacaatatttagtaGTACGATGCGTATTAGCTTTTCAATGAGTTGCTCCTGTGGAAGGTCCTTGTGTCTCGTTTACAGTAATTCCACAATTTCACAGTTCCATCACTTCGTATCGACACGATGACCATGCAAAGCACCAAAGTGGAGTAAACAACATAGAAGCaagtaataacatatataaattaaacattcatACACATTAGACTCTAATAGATTTACACAAAATTGATTATTGagtcttttatcattttgacTCAATtagcaagaataattttatattgtcttttatcataaaaagatGTATCTACAAAGTTAGGCAAACAAACGATCtcgtatacatatttaaatttgattctcTTCAAAGAAGAGTTTAATTTTTAGGTTTTTtggcaattatttaattattatatttggcaattagtatatgtagatataaagcacaaataaaaatatagacttTAAGTTTAGAATAAATGCTCTAccgcatttttatttgattttaaaacattttcataaatataatactgtgTAAAACTCTCCAATGTATGATTTTAACATTTGATGAATGGTATAGGCATAATGAATATGGCCCTACTGCCACATATTTACACAAAGAATACATTATTACGTTAACTTTGTTAAATAAACATGcgcattattgtaaaaaaaaaagaaaaaagaaatacaagcTAAATGCACAACACATTAATGTACAagcaaaaagcaaataaagtTAAAGGGAAACTGTGGAGATAGACATCGATAATGAGGAATCGGGTATACGCCACAGCTTCACCTCTCCAGAGCTGAAATCAACATCCGAGACCGTTATTTCACCTGAAATATCGTAGCGTGGTCCATAGACCCAAGTATCTAATTCAATCATGTATATTAATCTCATAATTAATCTGCGAACAGCTGCCAACTGTTTTAGATACGGCCGAGTATATAAAAGTGATATTCTTTTACTTACTTGCTTGCTGTAAATATATGCTGTTGATTGGTTGCGACAGCATTAATAGCAGAAGTGTGTGCCCGAACTTCCCCGATAGGCGTGCATTCTCCCGAGTGATCCTTGGGTACAGACCATGCCTTGAGTATACCACCTCGACATCCGGAAATCATTACGGAGCCGTTATTTATCGTGCACAATCCCAAGATCCAATCTTTATGGGCGTTATTAAGGGACTGAACTAACTCCATTTTACTCAGGTCCCATCGTTTTATGCACATATCTCTAGAGcctgaaaaataattcagaTGAAACGGTTTTGTACATTGATTAAAAGCTGATAACCGAGACAAGAATGTTACCAGAAAATAGCGTGGAACCGATCGTAGATAAACACTGAACTCCATCGTAATGTGGTGGCGCTAAGCTAATGGACGAGCCGGACATATTCGGTTCGGCGAGAGATATCAGATGATCCTTACTACCCGCTATCACTCTGCCATCCTCGGCGACAGCCAAGCACATAACGGCCGCTGTGTGCGGCGTGTTTAATCTAGCAGTATACGTCAATTTACGAAGATCCCATATTCTGACTTTGTCGCTGGATGCTGTATACAATTCCTGCTCGTCCAAACTGAGCGCCAGATCGTTGATCGTCGTTTCTCCTACGGGAACCTGTAGTATCCTGGACGGAGTCGACAATGCGATCGGGCCAGTCTGGGTCTGACCCGAGGAGAACAATGTCTTTACGCAGCTACCGGCTCTTAAATCCCAAACTTTAACGTACGCTGCGGACACGCTGAATAGAAGCCGATGTATAGCGGAATATTTCACAGCGACCACATTATTGGGATGCCCGCTTAGAGTCTGACTCTCGATTCCTGTTTCTAAATCCCATACCTTCACAGTGCGATCTGAAAATTCATGGGATAACAATTTAACTGTTATATAGAGCACgcaattattaagtaaaaatttttaatatcatattcaCGTACCTTTCGAGCCGCTGAAGAGTAAATCAGAAGTCACGCATATAGTTAGGACAGCTTTGCTGTGGCCTTCCGCTACGTGAGAACATTGCAAAATAGCTCGCGGTTGTACCTGGTAAAagaatcatattaaaaaaaactttacgtCAGAGCAGAGAGTTAGAAAGATATCGTTATGCCCTTTTTACCTTGCCCTGATACTGCGAGATGATTCCTTTCATCGGTTGCGGCTCAGACGCGATCTGTTGCCTGCTTGCAGTTAGCCTCGAGAATACGTTTTCTTCGCGACTATTGAATCGTCTGTACGTAGTCGGAGATCCAGGAGGCGAAGACACATCCGTAAGCGCTACCTGTTCCCTGAGTAGGTGTGTTTGTTATGTTAGCGTGTTAGTCAGCCGGGATATAAGGCTACTAAGTTaagctaatataataatcatacacACTTTGAAGAATGATATGAAAACATGCATATGCGAAAAAGAGGGGCAATAAAGTATCATATTAATCAAGCTTTTTCATGAAAGTTTAAATAGCACAAGGATAGTGTGTATAATCAAGCTCAATTATTAGTTGCAGCCATTATCGAATGCAAATTTCATACTACAAATAAGAAACAAGTACATCATCGCGTCAAAAGGAGATTTTTTTGGCAGCTATTGTATTTGCACTTCTTATTTCAACgcttgttatttatttctttctttattttatattacagagAGAAAATAACTCTTACATCTATATACATGTTGAAAgtatgaatattttgtataaattaattctatataatcttttctCGTTGATACGTTAATATAGAGTCAACTAGATGAAGCGTTATATCGTGTTGTCagattttttgtcaaaatatatatagatataattgtatatataaaataatatatacacatctatttatttttaaatatatgtaaatatattaaaaatgctgtTTGTGTGTGAAAGCAAGATGTACGAAAATAAGATTTAGCTTTTTCATCTTTACACTATGTTATATtggatatataatgtaaaaaaacttattattattatttattttacaatatatatatatatataaatatatatatatatatatatatatatatatatatatataatgcttaaaaatattttattgaacatCTTATTTGGTAAGTTCGAAAATATTTGGTACCCATTGGAAAGCAATATAACAGATCCTTTCCGTGCAATATAATTGCATTGTTTGTTGTGCAACAACAAATCgatttatctcaaattaatttatttctttcataaaacCTGCAGCATTTAACATCATTTTGCGcttattttattgtgtatactttatgtatatacatgtgtgtgtgtgtatgtgcatatgcaataattattggatATTATGTTTAGGCACGAAATACTTGTACTTGATTCCTGTATCTCAAACACAAAATCAATGAAATAAGGTTTCATTtcgaggaaataaaaatattcaatagtGCATGGAATAGAGCATCAAGACAAATATATGCAAGAAATACAAGAACAAGAATGTGCTGCAGGACAATCACTCACATGGAGCCTCCACCTGGATGAATCGGTCGTCGCAAAGCTCTGGGTGACGTGCTGTCACGACGACTCAAAGTTGGCGATCCACCGGTACTACCATACTGATTTCGTGTTAATACTAGTCCTCTGATGTAAAATTTAGCCAAAGGGAATGGATTACAATTAGGCAATTTTCTACACTTTCACAAATAAGGAGTTTAAATGCGATCGTATTCGGGCTACTTACTTTAGGCTACCTGGTGCACTAGGGACTCTAGTAAGAGGATGATTATAGTTCTGATTCTGATCTTCCGCTTTCGCCATATTCTCTGAACTAGCGTGTATACCGTAGAGAAGTTCTTGCGGCTGGGTTGTTCTTCTTCTGACTTTGCTATTGCGCTGTTTTTCTTCACCGACTATGATTTGGCTATAACTTTCGCTGCTGTACGCAATATAAGatgttataaagttaaaaatgatgaaatactTTCGAAAATAATCTCGAAAGTATGATATTTCGTGCTGTTTGACTTACTTGTCGGGAGAAGAGCTTCTTGAGCTAGCTGGGCTATATGTTGAGATGTTATTCTGATTATTGGTGAGAGACAAAAGATCTCGATCGCGTAAAACGTGCTCGAGTAACTGATGTTGCACGTCGCTCTCTTGTGCAACTTGATTAAGCCGTGATTCCATATCTCGCACTTCGAGCTGCTTCTGTGCAGCTATACAGCTTTGCTCTACAGTAAACGCGAGCATTCGTTGAAGTAAGTATTGTGCTTCGTCCACCGTTCGGATCGTAGAAATGAGCGCTTCGACACCGGGTTCGCCTTCTGCTTCACCGTCGCCCATTTCGACCATATCTCGTTGACATTCCGCGATACTatcctataaaatttttacaagattataGTAGCAAAGATGAGAACACTCGCATAAAAAAGATTGTTTCCAATTACCTGCAAGTAACTGATTTTACTCCGCACATTATCGATCTCTTCGTCAATATCGGTGATGTCACCTCTTGCGCTTGTAATTTGGCTTCTATGTTTCTGAAGCTTCTCCAAATCTCTTCCcaattcctctctctcttgaaGTAATCTTTCCATTTCTCTCTCCGTTTCTGCGGCAGCTTGTTTCGCCAATGCTTGCTTGGTGATTGTTCTCTCGAATGTTTGCCACCTTTGCTTCAACGCTTTAGGATTAAGCTGTTTGACTGGTGTACGACCGGCAGCCTTTTGACTTAATCCTCGATCCCGTTTTCGTAGCGCCGTTACTTCCTCTTGTTTACGTCTAAGTACAACTTCCTTCATTCTCTTGTCTGCTTCCAGCGTTCTAATTACATTCGCATGCCTACGACTCTCCTTACGTAATTGTGCTATTTCTCTATTGCGTCTCAGCTCGTTTTCTTTGTGTCGTTGCGCCTCTTCTCGCATTTTATTCAAAAGCTTTACCTTCGCCCGTTTCATTTCCGAAAGTTCGTTTCTCAGACCTCTCAATCGATTTTCACTCTGCGACTGATTCTTCAGTAATCTCGCATGTTCTTTTTTAGCAGATTGAAGAAGTCGCATTTCCTTCTGCATGTTAGCGAGTTTTTTCTCGTATTCATCGCGTAATTTTTTCACCTTCTCGGTAGGCGGTGCGGGTTGCTGTTGCAAAGACTGCAATACTTTATCCCTTTCTTcttgtgtatttttaatacgaGTTTGCAGTTGAGCCAATTTATCCTCATAATGCTGCTTCATAGTTTGCAAACGTCTCTGGGAGAGCTCAAGCTCTTGTATCAGACGCTGCTTGACATCGATGTCGGATGTTAACGCCTCTAACTCACGACCCATAGCCGCTtcttcttcgtcttcttctgtaaaattaatgtataatgtaataaaaataacttgtgGACGAGATCGTGTTccttaatgataaatattgctattatgtttattaactGTTATACAGCTACTATAAAcataacacatataaaaaaaatttaacattctgCATTTAAACATGCCTTTGCGATCCGAATCATCGTCGGAATCATCCTCGCTTACAGAGTCCTGTGCATTCTCCGCATAGTCGATTTCTCCTTCATCTACCGACTTGGCAGTAATGCTACTGTGACTGTATTGTTCCTTCAAGGCCTTCAGTGTTTCCATTTCTTTTTCGACATCTTTTTTAGCATCGATTAATACAGTCACGGAATCAGAATGGAACGAACTATCTCCATATGGATTTGCCGCGCTAACctgattaatatttcattattaattattaacgtcGGTtagatcttttaatattttagtataatataatatatataagtacctgcatctgtcttttttttaattgctgaTACATAGCTTCCGCTTCCAACAGACGAGCTCTTAACTCTTCTATTTCTTGAACATAGCCTTGTACCAGACTAGTTACTTGTTCATCACCTCCACTTACTGCTACCCACTGACCTGTCGCTTTTTCCGCCAACAAAAGAACATTTTTAGCAGTCAGTGCTTCAACCGTTTCTGAAAGCGCTTTCACTCTAGTTCGCAGACTCTGTAATTCGCTATTCAACATTTGATTTTCATGCCAGGCGTCGTTAACTCCATCTTCACCAACGACTCTCTTgcctaaaagaaaaaaaaagtattattattattgcataatgTTTAGATTTTTAGATAACATTATATAGTAGCTCTTCATTAAACGTGCCTTGTCTGTATTCCATCAATTCCAATTGAAGTTGTTGAATTTCTCGTCGTAACGAAGCGATTGTTCGCGAACTCTTATCCTGATTAATAGtaactttattctttatatttcttgcaCGATTCGCATATTTTAAAGTACTTAGAGTTTCCATAAAATCTCTATCACTTGGCGATACACACGCTATCATAACGGTTTGACTATTTCCTGTAATATCAAATTGAAACATTGGAAGTTGTAATGTCTTGTCAGGCgccttatatatttaaactacaTCTTATATCTGTATTATAATCATGTCACAAACTACATTACCTCCAAGAGAATCTTGAAGTAATCTGGTTAATTTTGAGTCTCTGTATGGTATGTGTGAAgccttttttgttttatcacCGAGAGCAGAAATAACGTTACCCAACGCCAACTgtaaaaaagacaaataatgTATACGATCAAGTattgataattgatattgTTTTTCTATAAGAAAATCTATACTCTTACCAATCCACAATTTATAGAAATGCCTTCCTTTGCTCGATCGCCAGTAGCACCCGTTCTCTTTAGTCTTTCAGAACCGGCCAGATCGACAAAATGAAATTTCGCGGTTAACGTTTCAAATTCATTCGCCAGCTCGACGCCACTTGTATCGACGTCCGCGTCCGGATCCTCAACTTTGATGCATCTCTGCTGTTTGATGTATAACGTAAATATGGCGTGTGATCTCGAGGATTGCGTATTCATTTGCGTGGATCCAGTTGTGCGCGATAACGCGCCCAATCGCAGATATTCCAGCGCTTGTTCAGGGCTGGTTACAACGCGTGGTTCCACTCCGGCCAAGTGTATATTACCCGCTGTATCCTCGTGAATACGAGCACCACCTCTCGGCCCTCCCGGCTCTAATAGATCTTTCAAATCTtcgttatataattctaaGAATTGTGCTGTAACCtgataacaagaaaaaatgtatctttataaattttgctgacataaacacaatatttaatatataaatataatagtgtcattgtaattataatacaaatataagaaCGTCTCTTGAATATATACCTTGAACTCCGGAGGCATTTGTGCGCGTTCCTTCGCACGTTCTTGTTTATCCGCTATTCCATCGAAAAGGTGTCCGATGGCTCTAGGTATGATTCCGACTATATCGTCGTCGACTTCCACGTCGAAACCGGTGCCCATGGTGTAAGTTTTCCCCGAACCGGTCTGTCCGTAGGCAAAAACCGTTGCGTTATATCCATCCAATGCGCCTTCCACGAGACGATTCACGCACGTTTCGTAAATCGATCTTTGATCCGATTGAGTATCAAAAACATAATCATAAGTAAAGGCCTTGTCGGGTCCGAGGAAAACCTGCGGTTCCCCCTGAGGTACTTGAGTACAAATCCTGCACATGTCGATTACTTCGCGAGCTACTTGAGGCCTTATTCTGTAACAAACAATTAATTCTCATAGTAAAATCcttgtaaatttcaatttgtgtggcaaataaaaaaacatattcaaaaaataaattattaattaataatatataataagtaaataaataataatttgtgtggcaaacaaaaaatatattattcaatgaataaattattgattaaataatatataataaataaataataactaaattatatattatattttataataaataaattattaaaaaaaaaaaaaaacaaattgatatacatcgtaaattttttttatagtgttGAAGGTCAGTTACGCATATCTGTCATGAAAGTTGACGGAGTGTGTGTTTCTTAAGGCACATGGTAATTAAATCCCACGCATTCGTATCGTAAAAGGAGATGTTTGGAGATCGGTATTCGCGATCGGCCAGATGCTGCGCGCAGGATATCGAGTTCGTTCGATATTACAGTTTCTCATTGCGTGATGTAAATTTGCGCAAGGAAAATTCTCCTCCCGTCAGTGACAcgtacgaaaaaatattttcgatactcggaataaattattacgtgATCGTATGATTATAACACGCGacagtgagagagagagagagagagagagagacttttTCCCTCCAGCCATATCCTTGACGTTAATATGTTTCGACATAAAAGATTGTTGTGCGCGATGACACGGAaggatgaaaaatatgtaaaaaaaaaaaaaaaaatagtgcattataaaacaaaactcgacttctttaaattattcctGTGATTTGGGGGGAAAAAAACGCGTGCTTTCGAATCGCGCGAGATGAATCTCGAACAGTTCCCTCGTTCAAACACGACTCCTAATAAACGTCATCGGCTCTCTTGGTCGATGATGGACCGAATTATACGAGAAGCCCAACACTCTGCTCCCTCTttcaaaatgtacatatacttgtatatttaCTTACCGTACGGCAACGCGTACGCTCGAATCATCCGCCATCTCGTTACGTATAGTTATCAGTAGACTTATTGCAGGAATCGAGAAGACAGCTCTGGTATTAGGCTAGAATTAGGTCAGAACTATACCGCACTCAAGGCAAACGGTTAATTGAAGGCAAGCGGTTACTGCTCTCCGTTGCTATATGAAAATGCCCACGATGCTGTGGCTGCGCACGCGTTGCTAAACGCAGCGACCGTGAAAGACTCGACATTCCTCACGGTTATGCGAAAGAACGTCAAGCATCGCGAGATACGTTCGTGACGAGGCGATCCATtgtaaacacacacacatacatatatatatacacacacgtacgGAATACACCTAACGATCAGTTGCGGGATAATAGCGTGGGAGCTTCGAGAGCCGCCTCTTAATCACCTGTCACGGTGTATTGTCATTTCCATAGAATGCGGAGAAATTTTATCGAGAAAAGCTATATATCGCGCATGTTGAGGGAAGTAATCAGACATACGACATAGCATGGTTACAAGCACGAATAAAATAGATGCATTGAGGAACGACATCGGGATAGATTTATGCGCGACATCGTCCTCGACGATGTTATCAATATAGTTCGGAGATAATTGGAGAGTGCTAACGTTATCAACCGTTTAATTGCACTGtcggtaataaaataatttttgtttgtgtTTATTATCCTTGGAATAGCTACATAGAAAattgcacattttttatataata
This sequence is a window from Anoplolepis gracilipes chromosome 10, ASM4749672v1, whole genome shotgun sequence. Protein-coding genes within it:
- the Klp31e gene encoding kinesin-like protein KIF21A isoform X3 — its product is MADDSSVRVAVRIRPQVAREVIDMCRICTQVPQGEPQVFLGPDKAFTYDYVFDTQSDQRSIYETCVNRLVEGALDGYNATVFAYGQTGSGKTYTMGTGFDVEVDDDIVGIIPRAIGHLFDGIADKQERAKERAQMPPEFKVTAQFLELYNEDLKDLLEPGGPRGGARIHEDTAGNIHLAGVEPRVVTSPEQALEYLRLGALSRTTGSTQMNTQSSRSHAIFTLYIKQQRCIKVEDPDADVDTSGVELANEFETLTAKFHFVDLAGSERLKRTGATGDRAKEGISINCGLLALGNVISALGDKTKKASHIPYRDSKLTRLLQDSLGGNSQTVMIACVSPSDRDFMETLSTLKYANRARNIKNKVTINQDKSSRTIASLRREIQQLQLELMEYRQGKRVVGEDGVNDAWHENQMLNSELQSLRTRVKALSETVEALTAKNVLLLAEKATGQWVAVSGGDEQVTSLVQGYVQEIEELRARLLEAEAMYQQLKKRQMQVSAANPYGDSSFHSDSVTVLIDAKKDVEKEMETLKALKEQYSHSSITAKSVDEGEIDYAENAQDSVSEDDSDDDSDRKEEDEEEAAMGRELEALTSDIDVKQRLIQELELSQRRLQTMKQHYEDKLAQLQTRIKNTQEERDKVLQSLQQQPAPPTEKVKKLRDEYEKKLANMQKEMRLLQSAKKEHARLLKNQSQSENRLRGLRNELSEMKRAKVKLLNKMREEAQRHKENELRRNREIAQLRKESRRHANVIRTLEADKRMKEVVLRRKQEEVTALRKRDRGLSQKAAGRTPVKQLNPKALKQRWQTFERTITKQALAKQAAAETEREMERLLQEREELGRDLEKLQKHRSQITSARGDITDIDEEIDNVRSKISYLQDSIAECQRDMVEMGDGEAEGEPGVEALISTIRTVDEAQYLLQRMLAFTVEQSCIAAQKQLEVRDMESRLNQVAQESDVQHQLLEHVLRDRDLLSLTNNQNNISTYSPASSRSSSPDNSESYSQIIVGEEKQRNSKVRRRTTQPQELLYGIHASSENMAKAEDQNQNYNHPLTRVPSAPGSLKGLVLTRNQYGSTGGSPTLSRRDSTSPRALRRPIHPGGGSMEQVALTDVSSPPGSPTTYRRFNSREENVFSRLTASRQQIASEPQPMKGIISQYQGKVQPRAILQCSHVAEGHSKAVLTICVTSDLLFSGSKDRTVKVWDLETGIESQTLSGHPNNVVAVKYSAIHRLLFSVSAAYVKVWDLRAGSCVKTLFSSGQTQTGPIALSTPSRILQVPVGETTINDLALSLDEQELYTASSDKVRIWDLRKLTYTARLNTPHTAAVMCLAVAEDGRVIAGSKDHLISLAEPNMSGSSISLAPPHYDGVQCLSTIGSTLFSGSRDMCIKRWDLSKMELVQSLNNAHKDWILGLCTINNGSVMISGCRGGILKAWSVPKDHSGECTPIGEVRAHTSAINAVATNQQHIFTASNSGEVKLWRIPDSSLSMSISTVSL